One part of the Acetoanaerobium sticklandii genome encodes these proteins:
- a CDS encoding 4Fe-4S dicluster domain-containing protein encodes MNTFVIANPKKCIGCKACEIACAVAHIDKSVVTANKDEIPFSPRVNLIRADIVTTPIQCRQCEDAPCANVCPVSGIIHQDDKIIIKTEQCIGCKTCILACPIGAMNMVHDEATMKKESKLSDTTNLEPMVAIKCDLCVGREGGPACVEICPAEAFILVEQKDINEISKNKRKANALRTV; translated from the coding sequence ATGAATACTTTTGTTATAGCAAATCCTAAAAAATGTATAGGATGTAAGGCTTGTGAGATAGCATGCGCAGTAGCTCATATCGATAAATCCGTAGTTACAGCAAATAAGGACGAGATACCATTTTCACCTAGAGTAAATCTGATTAGAGCAGATATAGTTACGACTCCTATTCAGTGTAGACAATGTGAGGATGCGCCATGTGCCAATGTATGCCCAGTATCTGGGATAATACATCAAGACGATAAAATAATAATAAAGACTGAGCAGTGTATAGGCTGTAAGACTTGTATTTTAGCTTGCCCTATTGGAGCAATGAATATGGTTCATGATGAAGCAACCATGAAAAAAGAGTCAAAGCTAAGCGACACAACAAATTTGGAACCTATGGTAGCCATAAAATGCGACTTATGTGTAGGAAGAGAAGGCGGACCAGCATGTGTAGAGATATGCCCAGCTGAAGCTTTTATCTTAGTAGAGCAAAAAGATATAAATGAAATAAGTAAAAATAAAAGAAAAGCAAATGCTTTAAGAACGGTATAA
- a CDS encoding DUF1846 domain-containing protein, whose translation MKIGFDPKKYLEEQSKFILERVNDYDKLYLEFGGKLLFDMHAKRVLPGFDENAKIKLLQKLKDKLEVIICVYAGDIERNKIRGDFGITYDLDVLRLIDDLRSYGLDVNSVVITRYEDQPSANIFMNKLERRNIKVYTHRATKGYPTDVDTIVSDEGYGKNPYIETTKPIVVVTAPGPGSGKLATCLSQLYHENKNGKIAGYSKFETFPVWNVPLKHPLNIAYEAATVDLKDINMIDSFHVDAYNQIAVNYNRDIETFPVLKRIIERITKKESVFKSPTDMGVNRVGYGIVDDEVVQEASKQEIIRRYFKVACEYKKGYADTDSLERIKLIMEELSLKPEDRKVVLPARERSTKLKEEEGENCVGSAMAIELNDGTILTGKASEVMDAAAAALLNAIKYYGNISDEIHLISPVILEPIRELKCKMSGNSTSYLNSEEILIALSICAATNHTAQIAMEKLLMLKNCQAHSTTILSAVDEQTYRQLGIDVTSDAEFASESLYYNN comes from the coding sequence ATGAAAATTGGCTTTGATCCGAAGAAGTATCTTGAAGAACAGTCTAAATTTATACTCGAGAGAGTAAATGACTATGACAAGCTCTATTTAGAGTTTGGTGGAAAGTTACTTTTTGACATGCATGCAAAAAGAGTACTTCCAGGCTTTGATGAAAATGCTAAAATTAAGCTGCTTCAAAAACTTAAAGACAAGTTAGAAGTAATAATTTGTGTTTACGCAGGGGATATTGAGCGAAACAAGATTAGAGGCGATTTTGGTATTACTTACGACTTAGATGTACTAAGATTAATCGACGATCTTAGAAGCTATGGACTAGATGTAAATAGCGTAGTTATTACTAGATATGAAGATCAGCCTTCTGCCAATATCTTTATGAACAAGCTAGAAAGAAGAAACATAAAGGTATATACACACAGAGCAACAAAAGGCTATCCTACAGATGTAGATACAATAGTAAGTGACGAAGGCTATGGAAAAAATCCATACATAGAAACTACAAAGCCAATAGTAGTAGTAACAGCACCAGGACCAGGAAGTGGAAAACTTGCAACTTGTCTTAGCCAGCTTTACCATGAAAATAAAAATGGAAAAATAGCGGGCTATTCAAAATTCGAGACTTTTCCTGTGTGGAATGTGCCTTTAAAGCATCCTTTAAACATAGCTTATGAAGCTGCTACAGTAGATTTAAAAGATATAAACATGATAGACTCTTTCCATGTGGATGCATATAATCAAATAGCTGTTAATTATAACAGAGACATAGAGACTTTTCCTGTATTAAAGAGAATTATTGAGAGAATAACTAAAAAAGAATCAGTTTTCAAATCACCTACGGATATGGGCGTTAATAGAGTGGGTTACGGAATTGTGGATGATGAAGTTGTTCAGGAAGCCTCAAAGCAAGAAATCATTAGAAGATATTTCAAGGTTGCTTGTGAATATAAAAAAGGATATGCAGACACTGATAGCTTAGAGCGTATTAAGCTTATCATGGAAGAACTGAGCCTAAAGCCAGAAGACAGAAAAGTTGTACTTCCTGCTAGAGAGCGTTCAACTAAATTAAAAGAAGAGGAAGGCGAAAACTGCGTAGGTTCTGCTATGGCTATAGAGCTTAATGATGGAACTATACTTACAGGAAAGGCTTCTGAAGTAATGGATGCAGCAGCTGCAGCCCTTCTAAACGCAATAAAATACTATGGAAATATATCTGATGAAATTCATTTGATATCTCCAGTTATATTAGAGCCTATAAGAGAGCTTAAATGTAAAATGAGCGGAAATTCAACTAGCTACTTAAATAGCGAAGAGATTCTTATAGCATTAAGCATTTGCGCAGCTACAAACCATACTGCTCAGATTGCTATGGAAAAACTGCTAATGCTTAAAAACTGCCAAGCTCATAGCACAACTATTTTGTCTGCAGTAGATGAGCAAACATACAGACAGCTAGGAATCGACGTAACTAGTGATGCAGAGTTTGCATCTGAGAGCTTGTATTATAACAATTAA
- a CDS encoding putative bifunctional diguanylate cyclase/phosphodiesterase, translating to MSKTKLPLKIYILIVIFLCHLLSVTYESDLYGNIFSPIVAFYSSYVIYSSVKKRAQKETDLTWYFLFAFTFLWGIIDTLWLIYDSFLSIDVYDTLIPSLYTFPSIILAGLVLYVFGRVHKKWNKFQLLTDITGIGIILMILIWSFIFSKTSMRYESNFDFINTIAYMLTDFIALASYIVFYSSARKKKTPISFNIVFLGIFIYTFTDFYYAYLDLTETYIANTLIDSSYTLTCMLLALGSYFRSIRPIKDTSTQTYDGLPYNYGNSKKFQILVILPILVLLYPFVGWHNFLMILIIIGVHQLTSRYIQVSIKTDYLLKKEQHINEYLEQAIQEKISDLKLANKALEEISNKDGLTGLYNRRYFLNNLDELINDASCSKFALLYMDMDRFKAINDTHGHEVGDQVLYSLSKRFTNHCKENCTVYRVGGDEFAVIVKNYEDTSYLYDIIDSLLKISEFPIKIPPYVFNVSLSIGISKYPKDAKDRGTLLKYADIAMYEAKISHNNQKYFFFDSDLSEKVQKKHSLEVMLKNSNFDKEFKLYYQPQYRTSDNKLVGMEALLRWIHPEEGFISPADFIPIAEETGIIFSLGEWVINQAMCQAKAWNQKYNMDLQVGINISPLQIENSDFVNRIRQKIHDEDIKPEWIDIEITEGVAMSSQVSMEEIFSGLANIGISISIDDFGTGYSSLSYIKRFDIDRLKIAKELIDNIAEDKNTLLIVKAIIMMARGMGLKTIAEGVEDSNQLEILKVLECDEIQGYIFGRPVPPEIFELEHIDKTIHSSN from the coding sequence ATGAGCAAAACTAAATTGCCACTTAAGATATATATACTGATTGTAATTTTTTTATGTCATCTTTTATCAGTAACCTATGAAAGTGATTTATATGGAAATATATTTTCCCCTATAGTTGCTTTTTATTCCTCTTATGTAATCTATTCCAGTGTTAAAAAAAGAGCTCAGAAGGAAACTGATTTAACCTGGTATTTTCTATTTGCCTTCACTTTCCTTTGGGGAATAATAGATACCCTTTGGCTTATTTATGACTCATTTTTAAGTATTGATGTCTATGATACTCTCATTCCTTCACTATATACTTTCCCGAGCATTATTCTTGCTGGACTAGTGCTGTATGTTTTTGGAAGAGTTCATAAAAAATGGAATAAATTTCAGTTACTAACAGATATTACTGGAATAGGGATAATATTGATGATATTAATCTGGTCCTTTATATTTTCAAAGACTAGTATGAGATATGAATCAAATTTTGATTTTATTAACACAATAGCTTATATGCTCACTGATTTTATAGCTCTTGCATCCTATATAGTTTTTTATTCATCCGCAAGAAAAAAGAAAACTCCTATAAGCTTTAATATTGTTTTCTTAGGTATATTCATCTACACCTTTACTGATTTTTACTATGCTTATTTAGACTTAACAGAAACCTATATTGCCAATACACTAATTGACTCTTCATATACCTTAACATGTATGTTATTAGCTTTAGGTTCATATTTTAGAAGTATTCGTCCAATAAAAGATACCTCCACTCAGACTTATGATGGTTTGCCATATAACTATGGAAACTCAAAAAAATTCCAAATTCTTGTTATTTTACCTATATTAGTGCTCCTATATCCTTTTGTTGGTTGGCATAATTTTCTTATGATTTTAATCATTATAGGCGTACATCAGCTTACTAGCAGATATATACAAGTATCTATAAAAACTGACTACCTTCTAAAAAAAGAACAGCATATTAACGAATATCTAGAGCAAGCAATTCAGGAAAAAATTTCTGATTTAAAGCTTGCAAATAAAGCTCTAGAAGAAATATCCAACAAAGATGGGCTTACTGGACTATATAACCGAAGATATTTTTTAAATAATTTAGATGAGCTTATAAATGACGCTTCTTGCTCCAAATTTGCACTTCTCTATATGGATATGGATAGATTTAAGGCTATCAATGATACTCATGGACATGAAGTTGGTGATCAAGTCCTTTATAGCCTGAGTAAAAGATTTACTAACCACTGCAAAGAGAACTGTACCGTTTACAGGGTTGGTGGAGATGAATTTGCAGTTATAGTCAAGAACTACGAGGATACTTCATATTTGTACGATATTATTGATTCTCTGCTAAAAATATCAGAATTTCCTATAAAAATTCCTCCTTATGTATTTAACGTTAGCCTAAGCATAGGAATTTCAAAATATCCTAAGGATGCTAAAGATAGAGGAACTCTGCTAAAATACGCTGATATTGCTATGTATGAGGCAAAAATATCTCACAATAATCAAAAATACTTTTTCTTTGACAGTGATTTAAGTGAAAAGGTTCAAAAGAAACATAGCTTAGAGGTTATGCTAAAAAATTCAAATTTCGATAAAGAATTCAAGTTATACTATCAGCCACAATATAGAACTTCAGATAATAAATTAGTCGGAATGGAAGCTCTTCTAAGATGGATTCATCCTGAAGAAGGTTTTATTTCACCAGCTGACTTTATACCTATAGCTGAAGAAACTGGAATTATATTCAGTCTCGGCGAATGGGTAATTAATCAAGCAATGTGTCAAGCAAAAGCTTGGAATCAAAAATATAATATGGATTTACAGGTTGGTATTAATATTTCTCCACTTCAAATTGAAAACTCAGATTTTGTTAATAGGATAAGACAAAAAATCCACGACGAAGATATTAAACCAGAATGGATAGATATAGAAATAACCGAGGGTGTAGCTATGAGCTCTCAAGTTTCTATGGAAGAGATATTCTCTGGCTTAGCAAACATAGGAATAAGTATATCAATAGACGATTTTGGTACTGGATACTCATCTCTGAGCTATATTAAGAGATTTGATATCGATAGACTTAAAATAGCAAAAGAGCTAATTGACAATATTGCTGAAGATAAAAATACTCTGCTCATAGTAAAAGCTATAATCATGATGGCTAGAGGAATGGGATTAAAAACAATAGCAGAAGGGGTAGAAGACTCAAATCAACTAGAAATATTAAAAGTGCTAGAATGCGATGAAATTCAAGGCTATATATTTGGAAGACCTGTTCCACCAGAAATATTTGAGCTAGAGCATATAGATAAAACTATTCACTCTTCAAATTAA